One window from the genome of Candidatus Didemnitutus sp. encodes:
- a CDS encoding glycosyltransferase, translating to MPVHSYIDQPADWSRPSRCVIIRGWAFADDGRTLAGVRLLARDRSLHGVVGLPRPDVRAALPAAPTDDTGFEIRGTLPPGAQQLRIKLLFSDGSTALALDRRVRIPRSWLPLWLGGGHWTELMFFQMPSHMAYPPRAIDPERFPPASRRAAPRLTVVTPSFRHAAYLEQTMRSVLEQDAPVDYVVQDGGSTDGSVEILQRLAREFPADGDAAHPRLVAWSSEHDAGQADAIARGFARTHGAPDEVMAYLNSDDFYAPGALRFVADYFARHPEVDALYGHRVVVDEQSREIARWFLPAHDAAVLRLNDFIPQETLFWRRRLWDRVGGLDTSFHFAVDWDLLLRFDAAGANIVRVPYFLACFRAHAAQKTSAVMHSTGQIEITRLRERTHGRTFPAHEIEGHPLLMCYLRRSAFLEFAWRLGLRLS from the coding sequence GTGCCCGTTCACTCCTACATCGATCAACCAGCCGACTGGTCGCGCCCCTCGCGCTGCGTGATCATCCGCGGCTGGGCCTTCGCTGACGACGGTCGCACGCTCGCCGGCGTCCGCCTTCTCGCCCGCGATCGCTCGCTCCACGGCGTCGTCGGCCTGCCCCGCCCCGACGTGCGCGCCGCCCTGCCCGCCGCGCCGACCGATGACACCGGTTTCGAAATCCGCGGCACGCTCCCGCCCGGCGCACAACAGCTCCGCATCAAACTCCTCTTCTCCGACGGCTCCACCGCGCTCGCGCTCGATCGCCGCGTCCGCATCCCGCGCTCGTGGCTCCCGCTCTGGCTTGGCGGCGGACACTGGACCGAGCTCATGTTTTTCCAAATGCCGTCGCACATGGCCTACCCGCCGCGCGCGATCGATCCGGAAAGATTTCCGCCCGCCTCCCGCCGCGCCGCGCCGCGCCTCACCGTCGTCACGCCCTCCTTCCGCCACGCCGCCTACCTCGAGCAAACCATGCGCAGCGTTCTCGAACAGGACGCACCCGTCGACTACGTCGTGCAGGACGGCGGCTCCACCGACGGCTCCGTGGAAATCCTCCAACGCCTCGCGCGCGAATTCCCCGCCGATGGCGACGCCGCGCATCCGCGCCTCGTCGCGTGGTCGAGCGAACACGACGCCGGCCAGGCCGACGCCATCGCGCGCGGCTTCGCCCGCACGCACGGCGCGCCCGACGAGGTGATGGCTTACCTCAACTCCGACGATTTCTACGCGCCCGGTGCGCTGCGGTTCGTCGCCGACTACTTCGCCCGTCACCCCGAAGTCGACGCCCTCTACGGCCACCGCGTCGTCGTCGACGAACAGTCCCGCGAGATCGCGCGCTGGTTTCTCCCCGCCCACGACGCCGCCGTCCTTCGCCTCAACGATTTCATCCCGCAGGAGACGCTGTTCTGGCGCCGTCGCCTCTGGGATCGCGTTGGCGGACTCGACACGTCATTCCACTTCGCGGTCGACTGGGACCTGTTGCTCCGCTTCGACGCCGCCGGCGCGAACATCGTGCGCGTCCCGTATTTTCTCGCCTGCTTCCGCGCCCACGCCGCGCAAAAAACCTCCGCCGTCATGCACAGCACCGGCCAGATCGAGATCACCCGGCTCCGCGAGCGCACGCACGGCCGCACCTTTCCCGCGCACGAGATCGAGGGGCATCCGCTGCTCATGTGCTATCTCCGCCGCAGCGCCTTCCTCGAATTCGCCTGGCGCCTCGGCCTGCGCCTGTCGTGA
- a CDS encoding glycosyltransferase family 2 protein: MQLSIVVPVYREEKNIPEFLRRLQPILAPITSDYEVIFAMDPSPDRTQEVILAARAADDRVKFLQLSRRFGQPMATLAGMTYSRGDAVIVMDVDMQDPPELIGEMIAKWRDGFDVVLPQRRQRTGEPWLKKLVSAVGYRVINRIAEVQIPPNTGDFRLMSRRVVDEVVRLRETHGFLRGMVAVVGFRQCIIPFDRPARLHGQTNYNRFLGSLRIGFNGIFCFSTYALQLSTLFGFVIAGGSLLLAAIYLFYKLMGWTILWGNPTTIILISFLGGIQLISVGILGEYIGRIYEEVRGRPRFIVERSAGFDSHA; the protein is encoded by the coding sequence ATGCAGTTGTCCATCGTCGTCCCCGTTTATCGGGAGGAGAAGAACATCCCCGAGTTCCTTCGGCGGCTGCAGCCCATCCTTGCCCCGATCACGAGCGACTACGAAGTCATCTTCGCGATGGACCCCTCGCCGGACCGCACGCAGGAGGTCATTCTCGCCGCCCGCGCCGCTGACGATCGCGTCAAATTCCTCCAACTTTCGCGCCGCTTCGGCCAGCCCATGGCCACGCTCGCCGGCATGACCTACTCGCGCGGCGACGCCGTCATCGTGATGGACGTTGACATGCAAGACCCACCCGAGCTGATCGGCGAAATGATCGCGAAATGGCGCGACGGCTTCGACGTCGTCCTTCCGCAACGCCGCCAGCGCACCGGCGAGCCGTGGCTCAAGAAACTCGTCTCCGCCGTCGGCTACCGCGTCATCAACCGCATCGCCGAAGTCCAGATTCCACCCAACACCGGCGATTTCCGCCTCATGTCGCGCCGCGTCGTCGACGAGGTCGTGCGCCTCCGCGAAACCCACGGTTTCCTCCGCGGCATGGTCGCCGTCGTCGGCTTCCGCCAGTGCATCATTCCGTTCGACCGGCCCGCGCGCCTGCACGGCCAGACCAACTACAACCGCTTCCTCGGTTCGCTGCGCATCGGTTTCAACGGCATCTTCTGCTTCAGCACCTACGCGCTGCAGTTGAGCACACTTTTCGGTTTCGTCATCGCCGGCGGTTCGCTGCTCCTCGCGGCCATCTATCTTTTCTACAAGCTCATGGGTTGGACGATTCTCTGGGGCAACCCCACCACGATCATCCTCATCTCCTTCCTCGGCGGCATTCAGCTCATCAGCGTCGGCATCCTCGGCGAATACATCGGCCGCATCTACGAGGAAGTCCGCGGCCGACCGCGCTTCATCGTCGAGCGCTCCGCCGGTTTCGACTCCCACGCCTGA
- a CDS encoding class I SAM-dependent methyltransferase codes for MPTAKWPKILPPLTPEQQARNHEFMRLWHEELGGRSRYGAVENFNHLFPVRASRPGFRTTLEIGAGLGAHLEYERLTPEQEANYYCNEYRENMAAAIRARFPRVRTVVGDCQQRMDFPDGFFDRILAIHVLEHLPDLPACLRELHRLLNKDRGQLLIVIPTEGSPAYGLARRMSAQRLWYRHFTAPYAEFYTREHINLVPEIRAELAPLFTIERSRHFPLLVPFHFCNLCIGFSLRPRPTPLA; via the coding sequence ATGCCGACCGCCAAGTGGCCGAAAATCCTGCCGCCGCTCACACCCGAGCAACAGGCGCGCAACCACGAGTTCATGCGCCTCTGGCACGAGGAGCTGGGCGGCCGCTCGCGCTACGGCGCGGTGGAAAACTTCAACCACCTCTTCCCCGTCCGCGCCTCGCGCCCGGGCTTCCGCACCACGCTCGAGATCGGCGCCGGCCTCGGCGCGCACCTCGAATACGAACGCCTCACACCCGAGCAGGAAGCGAATTACTACTGCAACGAATACCGCGAAAACATGGCCGCCGCCATCCGCGCGCGTTTCCCGCGCGTGCGCACCGTCGTCGGCGATTGCCAGCAGCGCATGGATTTTCCGGACGGTTTCTTCGACCGCATCCTCGCCATCCACGTCCTCGAGCACCTGCCCGATCTCCCCGCCTGCCTGCGCGAACTCCATCGCCTGCTGAACAAGGACCGCGGCCAGCTGCTCATCGTCATCCCCACCGAGGGCAGCCCCGCCTACGGCCTCGCGCGCCGGATGTCCGCGCAACGCCTCTGGTATCGCCACTTCACCGCGCCCTACGCGGAGTTCTACACCCGCGAACACATCAACCTCGTGCCCGAAATCCGCGCCGAGCTCGCGCCGCTCTTCACCATCGAGCGCAGCCGCCATTTCCCGCTGCTCGTCCCCTTCCATTTCTGCAACCTCTGCATCGGCTTCTCCCTCCGCCCGCGGCCCACGCCGCTCGCGTGA
- a CDS encoding NAD-dependent epimerase/dehydratase family protein, producing MKHVFVTGAAGFIGSNLVDRLLADGIRVTGWDNLATGQLRFLEAAIANPNFLLMQGDNLDLRALTSAMRGADFVVHLAANADIKDGWAHPKKDLEQNTIATFNVLEAMRANRVRRIAFSSTGSVYGEALVTPDRPTPETDAFPVQTSLYAASKTAGEGLISAYAEGGQLDEAYLFRFVSILGERYTHGHVFDFYKQLLAHPDHLRVLGDGRQRKSYLYVQDCIDAILHVTRAHTARDAKHRTQVYNLGTPEYVEVNQSIGHICRELGLAPRLDYTGGDRGWIGDNPFIFLDTKKISATGWRPKLTIADAVVRTVRWLRDNPWVYEARG from the coding sequence ATGAAACACGTCTTCGTCACCGGCGCCGCCGGCTTCATCGGCTCCAATCTCGTCGACCGGCTCCTCGCCGACGGCATCCGCGTCACCGGCTGGGACAATCTCGCCACCGGCCAGCTCCGCTTCCTCGAAGCCGCGATCGCGAACCCGAACTTCCTGCTCATGCAGGGCGACAACCTCGACCTGCGCGCGCTCACCTCCGCCATGCGCGGCGCCGACTTCGTCGTCCACCTCGCGGCCAACGCCGACATCAAGGACGGCTGGGCGCATCCGAAAAAAGACCTGGAGCAAAACACCATCGCCACCTTCAACGTCCTCGAAGCCATGCGCGCCAATCGCGTGCGCCGCATCGCCTTCTCCTCGACCGGCTCCGTCTACGGCGAAGCGCTCGTCACGCCCGACCGCCCCACGCCCGAGACCGACGCGTTCCCCGTTCAAACCTCGCTCTACGCCGCCTCGAAGACCGCCGGCGAAGGCCTCATCTCCGCCTACGCCGAGGGCGGGCAGCTCGACGAAGCCTATCTCTTCCGCTTCGTCTCCATCCTCGGCGAGCGCTACACGCACGGCCACGTCTTCGACTTCTACAAGCAGCTCCTCGCGCACCCCGATCACCTCCGCGTCCTCGGCGACGGCCGCCAGCGCAAGAGCTACCTCTACGTGCAGGACTGCATCGACGCCATTCTCCACGTCACCCGCGCCCACACCGCGCGCGACGCCAAGCACCGCACGCAAGTCTACAACCTCGGCACGCCCGAATACGTCGAGGTCAACCAAAGCATCGGCCACATCTGCCGCGAACTCGGCCTCGCACCGCGCCTCGACTACACCGGCGGCGACCGCGGCTGGATCGGCGACAATCCCTTCATCTTCCTCGACACGAAAAAAATCTCGGCCACCGGCTGGCGCCCGAAGCTCACCATCGCCGACGCCGTCGTCCGCACCGTCCGCTGGCTGCGCGACAACCCCTGGGTCTACGAAGCCCGCGGATGA
- a CDS encoding UDP-glucose/GDP-mannose dehydrogenase family protein, with protein MNVAILGLWHLGSVTAACTARHHAVVGIDFDAANIAQLAAGRAPLHEPGLDDLLAAGLARGALCFSVEPAAVASADVLWVCYDTPVDSDDRADAAWVVAQIERALPHLRPGTPVLLSSQLPVGTCARLAAAHPHLLLACSPENLRLGKAIDAFEKPARIVVGAPDAARATLERLLAPIGAPLLWMRPASAEMVKHALNGFLALSIAFINEIATVAETVGADAAEISAGLKSEPRIGPRAYLGAGGPFAGGTLARDVVALSELGAVRQLPLALIPAIKQSNDRHRSWAARKISAALADVPHPTIAVLGLAYTPGTSTLRRSAAVELCRALAASGATVRAFDPLIRETDAEHRDIPLVASPNAALAGAHAVAICTEWSALRELDWPALLASMARPVVVDANRHIEKLAAGHPGLVYLTVGRP; from the coding sequence ATGAACGTCGCCATCCTCGGCCTCTGGCATCTCGGCTCCGTCACCGCCGCCTGCACCGCGCGCCACCACGCCGTCGTCGGCATCGACTTCGACGCCGCCAACATCGCGCAACTCGCCGCCGGCCGCGCCCCGCTCCACGAGCCCGGCCTCGACGACCTCCTCGCCGCGGGCCTCGCGCGTGGCGCGCTGTGCTTCTCCGTCGAACCCGCCGCCGTCGCTTCCGCCGACGTGCTTTGGGTATGCTACGATACGCCGGTCGACTCCGACGATCGCGCCGACGCCGCCTGGGTCGTCGCGCAGATCGAACGCGCCCTCCCACACCTGCGCCCCGGCACCCCCGTGCTCCTCTCGTCGCAACTGCCGGTCGGCACCTGCGCCCGCCTCGCCGCCGCGCACCCGCATCTGCTCTTAGCCTGCTCGCCGGAAAACCTCCGCCTCGGCAAGGCCATCGACGCCTTCGAAAAACCCGCACGTATCGTCGTCGGCGCACCCGACGCCGCCCGCGCCACGCTCGAACGCCTGCTCGCGCCCATCGGCGCGCCGCTGCTCTGGATGCGCCCCGCCTCCGCCGAGATGGTCAAGCACGCGCTCAACGGCTTCCTCGCTCTCTCCATCGCCTTCATCAACGAAATCGCCACCGTCGCCGAAACCGTCGGCGCCGACGCCGCCGAAATCTCCGCCGGTCTCAAATCCGAGCCGCGCATCGGCCCGCGGGCCTACCTCGGCGCTGGCGGCCCCTTCGCCGGCGGCACGCTCGCGCGCGACGTCGTCGCGCTCAGCGAGCTCGGCGCCGTGCGCCAGCTCCCGCTCGCCCTCATTCCCGCCATCAAGCAAAGCAACGACCGCCACCGCAGCTGGGCCGCACGCAAAATCTCCGCCGCCCTCGCCGACGTGCCGCACCCCACCATCGCCGTCCTCGGCCTCGCCTACACCCCGGGCACCAGCACGCTCCGCCGCAGCGCCGCCGTGGAACTGTGCCGCGCCCTCGCCGCATCGGGCGCCACCGTGCGCGCCTTCGACCCGCTCATCCGCGAGACCGACGCCGAACATCGCGACATCCCGCTCGTCGCTTCGCCCAACGCCGCGCTCGCCGGCGCGCACGCGGTCGCCATCTGCACCGAGTGGTCTGCCCTGCGCGAACTCGACTGGCCCGCCCTGCTCGCCTCCATGGCTCGCCCCGTCGTCGTCGACGCGAACCGGCACATCGAAAAACTCGCGGCTGGCCACCCCGGCCTCGTTTACCTCACCGTCGGTCGCCCATGA
- a CDS encoding SDR family oxidoreductase, giving the protein MKLSGLNTLVTGGSQGLGRHIVEAFLAEGAHVTFCARTADDVERTRAELAPHLSPGQRLAALACDVSDPASVATLFACATEHAPLDVLVNNAGIYGPIGPTEEVDLADWSRAWNINVTGVLLCCQHAVRAMKPRRAGRIVNISGGGATNPMPRLVSYAATKAAVVRLTETLAEEYRADGITVNAIAPGALRTRMTQQVLDAGPERAGADFFAKNKKWSDEGAVDPRLAAALCVWLAGPEGPAVTGKLISAQWDPWRDFAKFSAELKGDIYTLRRIVPEDRNKKLGA; this is encoded by the coding sequence ATGAAACTTTCCGGCCTCAACACCCTCGTCACCGGCGGCAGTCAAGGTCTCGGCCGTCACATCGTCGAAGCGTTCCTCGCCGAAGGTGCTCACGTCACCTTCTGTGCGCGCACCGCTGACGACGTCGAGCGCACCCGCGCCGAACTCGCCCCGCACCTCTCCCCCGGTCAGCGTCTTGCTGCGCTCGCGTGCGACGTGAGCGACCCCGCGAGCGTCGCCACCCTCTTCGCCTGCGCCACCGAGCACGCGCCGCTCGACGTTCTCGTCAACAACGCCGGCATCTACGGCCCCATCGGGCCGACCGAAGAAGTGGACCTCGCCGACTGGTCGCGTGCTTGGAACATCAACGTCACCGGCGTCCTCCTCTGCTGCCAGCACGCCGTGCGCGCGATGAAGCCGCGCCGCGCCGGCCGCATCGTCAACATTTCCGGCGGCGGCGCGACGAACCCCATGCCTCGCCTTGTCAGCTACGCCGCCACCAAGGCCGCCGTCGTCCGCCTCACCGAGACGCTCGCTGAGGAATATCGCGCCGACGGCATCACCGTGAACGCCATCGCTCCCGGCGCGCTGCGCACCCGCATGACCCAGCAGGTCCTCGACGCCGGTCCCGAGCGCGCCGGCGCCGACTTCTTCGCCAAGAACAAGAAATGGTCCGACGAGGGCGCCGTCGATCCGCGACTCGCCGCCGCCCTTTGCGTCTGGCTCGCCGGCCCCGAAGGCCCCGCCGTCACCGGCAAACTCATCAGCGCCCAATGGGACCCGTGGCGCGACTTCGCGAAGTTCTCCGCCGAGTTGAAAGGCGACATCTACACGCTGCGCCGCATCGTGCCGGAGGATCGCAACAAGAAGCTCGGAGCCTGA
- a CDS encoding Gfo/Idh/MocA family oxidoreductase, translating to MSDAPLRYAIVGCGLIGRKRAAALQPGQLRYTCDLDAARAAALAATAPGCIAITDFAVALADPQVDACIVATLNGSLAPLALAAVRAGKHVLVEKPGALNAAQLRTVAAAAAERGVRVRLGYNHRFHPALQKAREIFETGALGPMMFLRGRYGHGGRKGYDREWRADPKLSGGGELIDQGVHLIDLAGWFLGDFAQIGGHAQTCFWDMPVDDNAFLSLRTAAGQTAWLHVSCTEWKNLFSLEIYGRDAKLAIDGLGGSYGPERCTYYKMLPQMGPPETHVFEFPTGDHSWALELAAFVDDVRLGREPNPGLREGIRTLEIIEEVYRASGYPVNCAGL from the coding sequence ATGTCCGACGCCCCGTTGCGCTACGCCATCGTCGGTTGCGGACTCATCGGACGCAAACGCGCCGCTGCGCTTCAGCCCGGCCAGCTCCGCTACACGTGCGACCTCGACGCCGCCCGCGCCGCGGCGCTCGCCGCCACCGCGCCCGGCTGCATCGCGATCACCGATTTCGCCGTCGCACTCGCCGACCCGCAGGTCGACGCGTGCATCGTCGCCACACTCAACGGCTCGCTCGCCCCGCTCGCCCTTGCCGCCGTGCGCGCCGGCAAGCATGTGTTGGTCGAAAAACCCGGCGCGCTCAACGCCGCCCAGCTTCGCACCGTCGCCGCCGCGGCAGCCGAACGCGGCGTCCGCGTGCGCCTCGGCTACAACCATCGCTTCCATCCCGCGCTGCAGAAGGCCCGCGAGATTTTCGAGACCGGCGCACTCGGCCCGATGATGTTCCTGCGCGGACGCTATGGCCACGGCGGACGCAAGGGTTACGATCGTGAGTGGCGCGCCGACCCGAAACTCTCCGGCGGTGGCGAACTCATCGACCAAGGCGTGCACCTGATCGACCTCGCCGGCTGGTTCCTCGGCGACTTCGCCCAGATCGGCGGCCACGCACAGACGTGTTTCTGGGACATGCCGGTCGACGACAACGCCTTCCTCTCCCTCCGCACCGCCGCCGGCCAAACCGCGTGGCTGCATGTCTCGTGCACGGAGTGGAAAAACCTGTTCTCCCTCGAGATCTACGGCCGCGACGCGAAGCTCGCCATCGACGGCCTCGGCGGCAGCTACGGCCCGGAGCGCTGCACTTACTACAAGATGCTCCCGCAGATGGGTCCGCCCGAGACGCACGTCTTCGAGTTTCCGACCGGAGACCACTCCTGGGCGCTCGAACTCGCCGCCTTCGTCGATGACGTCCGCCTCGGCCGCGAGCCCAACCCCGGCCTCCGCGAAGGCATTCGCACCCTCGAGATCATCGAGGAAGTCTACCGCGCAAGCGGCTATCCCGTAAACTGCGCCGGTCTCTGA